atattattgaaCCAACCTTAATTTGCCACTCATCAAATTAATGTGTTGTTTGATTGAACAGATATTGCATTGGATATTCTGAGAAGGGATCCAACGTTAGCAATTGGCGCCGAGGGTGAATTTGGGTTAGCATTGGGAGAGTTGGCCTTCAAACCTGCTGCAGTACTTGGCAGTAAAAGTCAGATCTCAACATGGGAAAGATGCTTAAACTTGTGTTAGTTTGCCTCCAAaccaaatttatatatatatatatatatattaattcaacTACTTGTTTTTCTTGCGTTTATCAAATCTACACTGTTTCTTTTGACAAAATTTCAATCAACCCCAATATAGGTCTTAAGAATTTTCGACAAGAGGGGAGAAACTTCTCAAATTCAGAatacacatatataatatataaaattaaaggaaCTTTTGCAAAAGATGTTAATAACTTGAATGAACCtaatatcaaataaattttaagattAGACACATTagtttttaatagaaaaatatatgaatCAAGAAAAACATATGAATAATTTATAGTGTGTAAACAAACACACATAGCTATATCATCATAATTACAATGATTCAAGCTATATTTATCACATTTGGAAAAAAGATTttcttttgcatatttttaaatacttaggatgttttcattacaaCCTTAAAGaataatactattaaaaagagtaaaataaaGCCTTACTAGTTTATATGAGCTTAAACAAGCTTATTTATGCCAAGTTGagttaaaaaaactatttaataAACGAGCCGAAATTTCCATTTAAGCTaggttcatttaataaataaacccaatttagaatttattttatataaattgggCTTAAATTGTTTATAAACAGTTGGATTCATTTACAACCTCATATTTTTCCGTTGAACAAAGAGCTTGCTTGGTCATAAAATATCATATCAAAAGGCAATGCCGTAATGGTACTTTTTTTCCTAACGTATTACATATTTGCAAATAGAATTGGAATCATCAGCAACAAGACCAGAGCTTGTTGCATATGATATgcttcaaaaatatgcaaagacaaCGTATCCAAAAAATTTCACAACTAGCTAGAACACTAAGTAACTGCATAAAAGCTTttcattatctttattttttaaattcaaatttaaatatttatttcttaatGGATCTTGCAAGAGTAATAGATAcagatttaataaatttttaatgatCTCTGAATAGATTCTTTTCCTAATCGTAGGGCACGAAGGTCTCTGGAACAAAGCTTTCAAACAGACGTACTTAGCCAATCAATTAATTGAAGGTCTTTGGAACCATATTCAAGTATTGCCAAACAAAGAGTTCTCAAGACTGATTGACAAATATCTCGATATATTTTTTACTGCTGCGGAATTAGGGAATGTCGAATTTCTAACTATAATTTTACGCTCTCATCCTGATCTCATATGGAAGTTTgatcaaaacaataaaaatttatttcacaTTGCTATTTTAAATCGACAAGAGAGCATATTCAATCTAATATATGAGATGGGTGCTCTAAAGGATATGATTGTACGCATTCATGACGTAAAGCGTAACAACATGCTACACTTAGCTGGACAAGTGGCTCCTCCAAATAGGCTAAATATCGTATCAGGAGCAGCCCTTCAAATGCAGCGTGAATTGCTGTGGTTTAAGGTGGGTGTTGATATTATTCCAACTTAATTTCTTGCAGTTGCATATATACTAGTTGCACTTTCACTATACAATGTACACCTTCGTTCTTATAGGAGATTGAAAAAATGATGCCACCTTCATACTTGAATAAAAAGAATACAAGGGACCAAACCCCACAGGATATATTTACAAAGACACATAAAGAGTTACGGGAAGATGGTGAAAAGTGGATGAAGGACACATCAAACTATTGCATGCTTGTGGCAACATTGATTGCTACTGTGGTTTTTGCTGCAGCATTCACTGTACCTGGTGGAAACCAACAAGAAAAAGGCACTCCTATCTTTTTGGAAAGTAACTGGTTTATGGTATTCTTCATATCAGATGCAATCGCATTGTTATCTTCTTCAAGTGCGATATTAATTTTCTTGTCAATTCTTACATCTCGTTACAAGGAAGAGGATTTCCTCAAATCATTACCTGGGAGATTGGTGTTTGGACTCATTGCTCTCTTCATCTCCATAGTCAGCATGATGGTCGCCTTCGGTGCAACTTGCTTCTTGGTCTATGGGAGCAAAACAACAAGGATTCCGATTGTTATAATTGCTTCTGCTGGTGTcccaattattttatttgttcggCTACATTACGATCTTTGGTTTGATATAATCTACACAACATACTGGTCTAGGTATCTTTTTGGGCCACGTAAACAAGGGCTTTTCTAGCAAATGGAAGATGCCAACTCCAACAATTGATCTGTAGAAAAGGAAGGCCAATATTGAAggaattgagcaaaaatcatgACCTTTCAATTGTTGTCAATCAAGCCTTCAATTTAATCTTTACTCGGATTATTCTCGTTTGTGTGAGAAATATATAATTTCACATTGTATTTTTCTAATTTGGGTTTTGACTGAAGTCAACGTACCATTTAATAAGGAATTCGATTTGTGAAGTTATATACCATGCTTTGATGTGTTCCGCTTGATGGATTGCATTGGGAGAAGCCGATCCATATGTGGACACTACAGGAAATTCCGGCTTAGGCttaaactgaattttttttttttccagtaatttgaattaatgctccgtttgtttcggcgtaaaatgatttctggaaaatgatttcgacattttacggtaattggtaggggcgaaaataatggtcaacgaaaatcgttttcagtttgaccgtaaaagcttctttaattttcggaaaacgatttatgatttttaaaaccgtaaatcgttttccgaaattaaactcttcgttcttacacgcacgtttgatattcgattgtcagaatttagcaattgtcgatCGTTGGAATCCAACCGGCGCCGGAGTtcgacaacatccggtcgccgGTATCCTGCCGGCACCGGACTCCGGCCACCGGCGCTGGATGCCGGCCACCAAATTCTGGTCGGAATATTGCCGAATTCCGGCCAAgacggccggatctggccaaaatggctggaatccggccgGCTCTTGCCGGATCTAGACGGATTCGGCCATTGATCAGGCCTGATTTGGCCAAAACGGTcggatccggaagattccggccggaatccggccatttaGGCCAGATCCGGTCATACTTtctcgccggaatctggcaacagcgaccggacgttgccggattccggcggcatttgccaaactctaatttttgcattttgtaattttttcgtgcgagccaaacaccgaaaaatattttcgagaaaattattttttctgaaaatgatttcgtcgaaattattttacgtcgaaaataattttacgtcgaaacaaacggagcataagtgaaAATTGAGATAATCTCTGTTTTGTTAATCTTGGGGTTAAACCGAATTTTCAGTAACTACTAAATCACCTTGTTACCGAGCCTGTTCAAGCTTAGTACATGCATGTCCGTTTGAGCTTCAGGTCACACTTAGACTTTTTgctgattttcaatttttttttcttggaaaattTTGGCATCAGTATAagtaaaaatgttaaaatattaattaattgtttaaattaattgttttttataagcttaaatttttagggcaattgataatttaacattGTATCAGAGCATGCAAATAATATTCTAATTTCAAATCTTATCTTCATAATTAACTTCAGATTTTACTTAAATATTTTTCGTATTGAACCTTATTTATTAAGAAGAGAATTTtgtcaatattttaaaaaaaaattaattaattaattaattaaataattaaatatataattttctatCAATTATGTCACATCGACCAGAAATATATAATCAGGCCAACATGTGGATGATGCTTACCAACCATGGAATAGGGTCCACGACTCCACAAATACACGTGTGCTTCATTTCATGTCCGCCAAACAGTGTCCCTGTCCCACAtggataaaatataataatatcttTTCAAAGTTTCAAAAGTACTCTCTTAACCtaaaatctaaataaatatAGAGCAGCTTCTTCTAAATCAAACACCAAATAGGAATCTCCCGTTATGCCACCCACGACCCCCCCCATGATTGCATACAGCCATGCACGTCCTCGTCATGGTTCCCCACCCACCTTTTCGTTAGCCTTCTAAAACTAAA
This DNA window, taken from Alnus glutinosa chromosome 5, dhAlnGlut1.1, whole genome shotgun sequence, encodes the following:
- the LOC133869253 gene encoding uncharacterized protein LOC133869253, which produces MEEGAVKIRNKIVRSKSFPPTRHPQKASSGQHIDEGGCSSVPTSPPQHERADGNESTESNEREKRFEYLSIYLPLYRAGLKGDWQATKAILERYPDAVRVPINQDNQNILHLAAGTKRSTFVKDLLKWATPDDLELTDKIGNTALCYAATSGTVRIAEEMVKMNNKLPLIRGEKEDLPLLMASWAGNRDMVSYLFSATPFDQLNATDRIFLLCYTIESTFYDIALDILRRDPTLAIGAEGEFGLALGELAFKPAAVLGSKSQISTWERCLNLWHEGLWNKAFKQTYLANQLIEGLWNHIQVLPNKEFSRLIDKYLDIFFTAAELGNVEFLTIILRSHPDLIWKFDQNNKNLFHIAILNRQESIFNLIYEMGALKDMIVRIHDVKRNNMLHLAGQVAPPNRLNIVSGAALQMQRELLWFKEIEKMMPPSYLNKKNTRDQTPQDIFTKTHKELREDGEKWMKDTSNYCMLVATLIATVVFAAAFTVPGGNQQEKGTPIFLESNWFMVFFISDAIALLSSSSAILIFLSILTSRYKEEDFLKSLPGRLVFGLIALFISIVSMMVAFGATCFLVYGSKTTRIPIVIIASAGVPIILFVRLHYDLWFDIIYTTYWSRYLFGPRKQGLF